A stretch of Aphanothece sacrum FPU1 DNA encodes these proteins:
- a CDS encoding IS4 family transposase, which produces MLPEIYNNHLTKYLKKSEYLILLIMIELVQVYRKIRFYELASYFPSPILFESKRKKLKRFFEIPCLTIEGVWIPIIKQWLKQSFSTGDVLHIAIDRTQWGLINILMVSLVIDNRGIPLYFELLDHIGNSNFDTQKSILARILLFLKEYKIVVLGDREFCSVELAKWLHGQKRVYYALRLKKSNYIEVEKEMWTRLKDLGLSSGMSLFYQGVKVTKTKGFIGSNIVAKWKKKYRGIETKEAWFIITNLTSIDETIDAYKKRFCIEEMFRDFKKGGYDLERTKLTGHRLTSLIILITLAYSMATFSGKIIKEKGLAKYVGRVRKNKKMRRRHSNFYIGLHGKDWVDSCDLFTVEAQALMQLSPEKRAYYRRGRRAISLIKSSL; this is translated from the coding sequence ATGTTACCAGAAATTTATAACAACCATTTAACAAAGTATCTGAAAAAATCGGAATATTTAATACTGTTAATCATGATAGAATTAGTGCAAGTATATAGGAAAATTAGGTTTTATGAGTTAGCTAGTTATTTTCCCAGTCCCATTTTATTTGAAAGTAAGAGAAAAAAGTTAAAACGGTTTTTCGAGATTCCTTGTTTGACAATTGAAGGAGTATGGATACCTATCATAAAACAGTGGTTAAAGCAATCATTTAGTACAGGAGATGTCTTACATATTGCCATAGATAGAACCCAATGGGGGTTGATTAATATTTTGATGGTAAGTCTGGTAATTGATAATAGAGGAATTCCCTTATATTTTGAGTTGCTAGATCACATCGGTAATAGTAACTTTGACACACAGAAAAGTATATTAGCCCGAATATTACTCTTTCTAAAAGAATATAAAATAGTTGTCTTAGGGGATAGAGAATTCTGCTCAGTTGAACTAGCAAAATGGTTACATGGACAAAAAAGAGTTTATTATGCACTCAGATTGAAGAAAAGCAACTATATTGAAGTAGAAAAGGAAATGTGGACGCGACTAAAAGATTTAGGATTATCTTCAGGAATGTCTTTATTTTATCAAGGAGTTAAAGTTACGAAAACAAAAGGATTTATAGGCAGTAATATAGTGGCGAAATGGAAAAAGAAGTATAGAGGAATAGAGACAAAAGAAGCTTGGTTTATTATCACAAATTTAACCAGTATTGATGAGACGATTGACGCTTATAAAAAGAGATTTTGTATTGAGGAAATGTTTCGGGATTTTAAGAAAGGTGGTTATGATTTAGAAAGAACGAAATTAACAGGACATCGCCTTACTTCCTTAATTATATTGATTACTCTAGCTTATTCAATGGCAACATTTTCTGGAAAAATTATTAAAGAGAAAGGATTGGCAAAATATGTGGGGAGAGTCAGAAAAAACAAGAAAATGCGACGGAGACACAGTAACTTTTATATCGGTCTTCATGGAAAAGATTGGGTTGACTCTTGTGATTTATTTACCGTTGAAGCCCAGGCATTAATGCAATTAAGCCCCGAAAAACGCGCCTATTATCGACGAGGACGACGGGCTATATCCCTGATTAAGTCTAGCTTATAG
- a CDS encoding HigA family addiction module antitoxin, with protein MKRPINQMRPVHPGEILREDFLVPLNMSVNALALALNVPATRIHEIVKERRSITADTAERLARYFGGDAASWLNLQATYDLKTLPTQDEIIKRIEPRTIEHNN; from the coding sequence ATGAAACGCCCCATTAACCAAATGCGCCCAGTTCATCCAGGAGAAATTCTCCGCGAGGATTTTCTTGTACCACTCAACATGAGTGTTAATGCCCTAGCCTTAGCCTTGAATGTACCAGCCACTCGAATTCATGAAATTGTTAAAGAACGTCGTTCAATTACGGCTGATACGGCTGAACGTCTAGCTCGTTATTTTGGCGGGGATGCCGCATCTTGGTTGAATCTTCAGGCTACTTATGATCTCAAAACATTGCCCACACAAGACGAAATTATCAAACGAATTGAGCCACGCACCATAGAACACAACAACTGA
- a CDS encoding MBL fold metallo-hydrolase, with product MAKLQQRRSENINGNFYVDSTCIDCDTCRWMAPEIFHRDGNKSAVYHQPINEIQIKEALQALLSCPTASIGTVEKPKNIKEIQQMFPLLVEENVYHCGYHSESSFGAASYLIQRPEGNILIDSPRFSPPLVKQLEAMGGIQYLYLTHRDDVADHEKFAHHFNCERILHVDDITEKTKEVEIKLSGFERIEFSPDILIIPVPGHTKGHTVLIYRQKYLFSGDHLAWSSDLNNLYAFRHACWYSWPEQISSMKKLADYSWEWVLPGHGHRYHANQQIMKQQIEKCILWME from the coding sequence ATGGCTAAACTTCAACAACGTCGCTCCGAAAATATCAACGGCAATTTTTATGTTGATAGTACCTGTATTGATTGTGATACCTGTCGTTGGATGGCTCCTGAAATTTTTCATCGAGACGGAAATAAGTCTGCAGTTTATCATCAACCCATTAATGAAATTCAAATAAAAGAAGCTTTACAGGCCTTACTTTCTTGTCCCACAGCTTCAATTGGTACTGTAGAAAAACCCAAAAATATCAAAGAAATTCAGCAAATGTTTCCTTTGCTAGTTGAGGAAAACGTTTATCATTGTGGTTATCATTCAGAAAGTTCTTTTGGAGCCGCTAGTTACTTAATTCAACGCCCAGAGGGGAATATTTTAATAGATTCACCCCGTTTTTCGCCTCCATTAGTTAAACAATTAGAAGCAATGGGAGGCATCCAATATCTTTATTTAACCCATAGAGATGATGTGGCAGATCATGAAAAGTTTGCTCATCATTTTAACTGTGAACGAATTCTTCATGTTGATGACATAACAGAGAAGACTAAAGAGGTAGAAATTAAGTTATCAGGATTTGAAAGAATTGAATTTTCTCCTGATATTTTAATCATTCCTGTTCCTGGTCATACTAAAGGTCATACCGTGCTTATTTATCGTCAAAAATATCTTTTTAGTGGGGATCATTTAGCTTGGTCATCTGACTTAAATAATCTCTATGCTTTTCGCCATGCTTGTTGGTATTCTTGGCCAGAACAAATTAGTTCCATGAAAAAATTAGCTGATTATTCTTGGGAATGGGTACTTCCTGGCCATGGTCATCGTTATCATGCAAATCAACAAATAATGAAACAACAAATAGAAAAATGCATTCTTTGGATGGAGTAA
- a CDS encoding type II toxin-antitoxin system Phd/YefM family antitoxin — protein MTIKVTIPQADQQFSQLMKSVLKGEEIIICEDSDNSIPIARITAIHPTKQKRIPGQDRDKIVIAPDFNAPLPDDILADFIN, from the coding sequence ATGACAATTAAAGTAACAATTCCCCAAGCTGATCAACAATTCTCACAACTCATGAAGTCCGTACTTAAGGGAGAAGAAATTATTATTTGTGAAGACAGTGATAACAGTATTCCTATTGCACGAATAACTGCTATTCATCCCACAAAACAGAAACGCATACCAGGTCAAGATCGAGATAAAATTGTTATTGCTCCCGATTTTAATGCTCCTTTACCTGATGATATTCTAGCCGATTTTATCAATTAA
- a CDS encoding DUF6887 family protein, which translates to MNRKPNFKAMNSQELKRYVLSHREDDEAFHAYVDKINERKDREILSGEYPPPNLHSSAIALAVRPQCGHNIGSSLSS; encoded by the coding sequence ATGAATCGAAAACCTAATTTTAAAGCCATGAATTCTCAAGAGTTAAAACGTTATGTCTTGTCTCATCGAGAGGATGATGAGGCTTTTCATGCTTATGTTGATAAAATCAATGAGAGAAAAGACCGAGAGATACTTTCTGGCGAGTATCCTCCACCCAACCTACACTCGTCAGCGATCGCACTAGCTGTACGTCCGCAATGTGGACATAATATAGGTTCGTCTTTGAGTTCTTGA
- the hisD gene encoding histidinol dehydrogenase, which yields MVRILKLAQMTTDDLAKLKRRAELDIDMVLPIAQEVITAIAQKGDAGVIEYARKFDYAGANPENIKVTPEEFAQAQNLIEPDVKLAVEQAFRNIKEVHQRQMPEEFQLAEIDTGIFAGEKITPLPRVGLYVPRGKGAFPSMMLMLTVPAMVAGVEKIVVCTPPDKQGKVEPVSLVVAQMAGVTEVYKLGGVQALAAMALGTATVPKVDKLIGPCSIYGAAAKRLLFGTVDVGLPAGPSESIVLADETTNPQLAALDLLIEAEHGPDSAALLVTHSETVAQQASQFALDYMAKLPTWRREFCETGLGAYGGIILTSSIQESIDFVNDYAPEHLEILVDDPFSLIGKIKNAGEILLGKYTPSSAATYAIGVNAVLPTGGFARSYSAVSVYDFLKRSTLAYLTSEGFEKVKQTTKVLAKYEEFSAHGMAIEERDHLL from the coding sequence GTGGTCAGAATTCTTAAACTTGCCCAAATGACAACCGATGACCTCGCTAAATTAAAACGACGCGCAGAACTCGATATTGACATGGTATTACCCATCGCCCAAGAAGTGATCACCGCGATCGCACAAAAAGGAGATGCAGGGGTCATTGAATATGCGCGCAAATTTGATTATGCTGGAGCTAACCCCGAAAATATTAAGGTAACTCCCGAAGAATTCGCCCAAGCACAAAATTTAATCGAACCAGATGTTAAATTAGCGGTTGAACAGGCTTTTCGTAACATTAAAGAAGTCCACCAACGGCAAATGCCCGAAGAATTTCAGTTAGCCGAAATTGATACTGGAATTTTTGCAGGAGAAAAAATTACCCCCCTTCCCAGGGTTGGGTTATATGTCCCCAGAGGCAAAGGGGCGTTTCCTTCTATGATGTTAATGTTGACCGTTCCAGCAATGGTCGCAGGAGTGGAGAAAATCGTCGTCTGTACCCCTCCCGATAAGCAGGGTAAGGTTGAACCTGTTTCTTTAGTCGTAGCCCAAATGGCAGGGGTTACAGAGGTTTATAAGTTAGGAGGAGTACAAGCTTTAGCCGCCATGGCCTTAGGAACCGCCACCGTTCCTAAAGTGGATAAATTGATCGGCCCTTGTAGTATCTATGGGGCAGCCGCTAAACGCCTTCTATTCGGTACTGTAGACGTGGGTTTACCTGCCGGCCCGAGTGAATCTATCGTTTTAGCAGATGAAACCACTAACCCTCAATTGGCAGCCCTTGATCTACTTATTGAAGCCGAACATGGGCCAGACTCAGCCGCTTTATTAGTCACCCATTCGGAAACAGTTGCCCAACAAGCCAGTCAATTTGCTTTAGATTATATGGCTAAACTTCCGACTTGGCGACGAGAATTTTGTGAGACGGGATTAGGTGCTTATGGTGGTATTATTCTAACTTCTAGTATACAGGAATCTATTGATTTTGTCAATGATTACGCGCCGGAACATTTAGAAATTTTAGTGGATGACCCTTTTAGTTTGATAGGAAAAATTAAGAATGCGGGAGAGATTTTGTTAGGGAAATATACCCCATCTTCTGCGGCTACTTATGCTATTGGAGTCAATGCAGTTTTACCCACAGGAGGCTTTGCCCGTTCTTATTCGGCTGTTTCTGTTTATGATTTTCTCAAGCGTTCAACCCTAGCTTATTTAACATCTGAAGGGTTTGAAAAAGTAAAACAAACAACCAAAGTATTGGCCAAATATGAAGAATTTTCCGCTCATGGAATGGCGATTGAAGAACGAGATCATTTATTATAG
- a CDS encoding carboxypeptidase-like regulatory domain-containing protein, which yields MLDKQFIIGFMTTVILFLGGCSSKLISAPGITGRFIEESTGKPIAGVRVRYTNIGDRLSKESTTDGEGRFIFQPEFAYGYAGYPTSPVSLQVSLELLIRDKHNFSSAYHFVRNTDIDHATINTGDIRVNKVFLKQ from the coding sequence ATGCTTGACAAGCAATTTATCATAGGATTTATGACGACAGTAATCCTATTCCTAGGTGGATGTAGTTCAAAATTGATTTCCGCTCCTGGTATTACTGGTAGATTCATTGAAGAGTCAACAGGTAAACCAATTGCTGGCGTTAGGGTCAGATATACTAATATAGGAGATCGACTGTCTAAAGAGAGTACCACAGATGGTGAGGGTCGGTTTATATTCCAGCCTGAATTTGCCTATGGCTATGCGGGCTATCCAACCTCACCTGTGAGTTTACAGGTGAGCCTTGAACTGCTCATAAGGGATAAGCACAACTTTTCATCTGCATATCATTTTGTCAGAAATACTGATATTGATCATGCCACTATCAATACTGGTGATATTCGAGTAAATAAGGTATTTTTAAAACAATAG
- a CDS encoding type II toxin-antitoxin system RelE/ParE family toxin, with product MIQSFQCKHTRLLFEGGDPPRFRAFKDQAIRKLTQLDAAQTLEFLRSPPGNQLETLKGNRKGQYSIRINAQFRLCFVWTKHGPADVEIVDYHS from the coding sequence ATGATCCAGTCATTTCAATGTAAGCACACGCGCTTACTTTTTGAAGGAGGCGATCCACCCCGTTTCCGTGCCTTCAAAGATCAGGCCATTCGGAAATTAACTCAATTGGATGCTGCCCAAACCCTAGAATTTCTTCGCTCACCGCCGGGTAATCAACTCGAAACACTCAAAGGCAATCGAAAAGGGCAATACAGCATCCGTATTAATGCTCAATTCCGATTGTGTTTCGTCTGGACAAAACATGGGCCGGCTGATGTCGAAATTGTTGATTATCACTCTTAA
- a CDS encoding type II toxin-antitoxin system VapC family toxin, producing MMKLLLDTHAFLWWVSDDPKLSLTAREMITDSDNTVYLSVVSAWEIIIKVGTSKLSLPENPEIYIPSRLISNQFESLSVLMSHVLRINSLAHFHKDPFDRLLIAQSLVEDIPIITVDSLIVQYPVKTIW from the coding sequence ATGATGAAATTATTACTAGATACCCATGCTTTCTTATGGTGGGTTTCTGATGATCCTAAACTTTCTTTAACGGCAAGAGAGATGATTACTGATTCAGATAACACAGTTTATTTGAGTGTTGTTAGTGCATGGGAAATTATTATTAAAGTAGGGACTAGCAAGCTTTCTTTACCAGAAAACCCAGAAATTTATATACCCAGTCGCCTTATCTCTAACCAATTTGAAAGTTTATCTGTGCTAATGTCTCATGTTTTACGAATTAATAGTCTTGCTCATTTCCACAAAGATCCTTTTGATAGATTATTAATTGCTCAAAGTTTAGTTGAAGATATTCCTATTATTACAGTAGATAGCTTAATTGTCCAATATCCCGTTAAAACAATTTGGTAA
- a CDS encoding cytochrome P450: MKTSSQLSPSNSFKSLPRATTSSFLRRLKLIFRPIDYLEDYGKKFGDFIVLGNSETPFVYVNHPEAIQQIFTAKPEVFETGRGNGILRYLLGENSILLLDGVSHRQQRKLLMPPFHGERLQTYSNVIYQITQEILQEWKIGQSLLIRSEMQKITLRVILQVVFGLEKGKRYDELQKLLTILLDSISSPLSSSLLFFSFLQKDLGKWSPWGRFLHLKSQVDQLLIAEIEERRSTGNLSGEDILTLLMCATDEAGEPMTVAQLKYQLMTLLVAGHETTASALTWAIYWIHYQQNIEEKLRLDLPKLDNNKFLEQVTNLPYLEAICQETLRIYPITLSTFPRILKEPLEIMGYEFPAKTVLMPCVYLVHHREDIYPQSYQFKPERFLEKQFSPYEYLPFGGGNRYCIGNGLAMLEMKIVLATILSQLKLKLINPRPLKPIRRGLTVAPPTNLKIKIVS, translated from the coding sequence ATGAAGACATCTAGTCAACTATCTCCCTCAAATTCTTTTAAGTCCCTTCCTCGTGCCACAACTTCATCATTTCTGAGACGGTTAAAGTTAATCTTTCGTCCTATAGATTATCTCGAAGATTATGGTAAAAAATTTGGTGATTTTATTGTTCTTGGCAACTCAGAAACCCCTTTTGTTTATGTTAACCATCCTGAAGCAATACAACAAATTTTTACGGCTAAACCAGAAGTTTTTGAAACAGGTAGAGGCAATGGAATTCTCAGGTATTTATTAGGAGAAAATTCTATTTTATTACTTGATGGAGTGTCTCATCGACAACAACGTAAGCTTTTAATGCCACCTTTTCATGGAGAAAGATTACAAACTTATAGTAATGTAATTTATCAAATAACTCAAGAAATCTTACAAGAATGGAAAATTGGTCAATCTTTACTAATTCGTTCAGAAATGCAGAAAATTACTTTGAGAGTAATTTTACAAGTAGTTTTTGGGTTAGAAAAAGGAAAACGTTATGACGAATTACAAAAACTATTAACCATTTTATTAGATTCAATTAGTTCTCCTTTAAGTTCGAGTTTATTGTTTTTTAGTTTTCTGCAAAAAGATTTGGGAAAATGGAGTCCTTGGGGTCGTTTTCTTCATCTAAAAAGTCAAGTTGACCAATTATTAATAGCAGAAATAGAAGAACGCCGTAGCACAGGCAATTTATCAGGGGAAGATATATTAACTTTGTTAATGTGTGCCACAGATGAAGCAGGAGAACCAATGACAGTGGCACAATTAAAATATCAATTGATGACCTTGTTAGTAGCAGGACATGAAACAACTGCCTCTGCTTTAACTTGGGCTATTTATTGGATTCATTATCAACAAAATATTGAAGAAAAATTACGTTTAGATTTGCCTAAATTAGATAACAATAAATTCTTAGAACAGGTCACAAACTTACCTTATTTAGAAGCAATTTGTCAAGAAACTTTACGAATTTATCCCATTACTTTATCAACCTTTCCTCGAATTTTAAAAGAACCTTTAGAGATCATGGGATATGAATTTCCTGCTAAAACTGTTTTGATGCCTTGCGTGTATTTAGTGCATCATCGAGAGGATATATACCCTCAATCTTATCAATTTAAGCCAGAACGTTTTTTAGAAAAACAGTTTTCTCCTTATGAATATTTACCCTTTGGTGGAGGAAATCGTTATTGTATTGGAAATGGTTTAGCCATGTTAGAAATGAAAATAGTATTAGCTACAATTTTGTCTCAATTAAAGTTAAAATTAATCAATCCTCGTCCTCTTAAACCAATTCGTCGTGGACTAACGGTTGCTCCTCCTACTAATTTAAAGATAAAAATAGTGAGTTAG
- a CDS encoding ribbon-helix-helix domain-containing protein produces the protein MDIILNPEQEQLIQAKVNSGKYITVDEVIAEALKLLDERDKHYQKWVEDTRQKVAVGLEQLNRGEGIEVQTVINKLLAWGHETLKALPDDEKSKTW, from the coding sequence ATGGATATTATTTTAAACCCAGAACAAGAACAATTAATTCAAGCGAAGGTAAACAGTGGTAAATATATAACGGTTGACGAGGTGATTGCAGAAGCCTTGAAATTATTAGACGAAAGAGATAAACACTATCAAAAATGGGTGGAGGATACTCGCCAGAAAGTAGCTGTCGGTTTAGAACAACTAAACAGAGGTGAAGGAATTGAGGTACAAACAGTTATCAATAAACTCCTGGCGTGGGGACATGAAACCCTGAAAGCCTTACCAGATGACGAAAAGAGCAAAACATGGTAA
- a CDS encoding glutamate-5-semialdehyde dehydrogenase, with product MAIESSSNLLLTSLQRAYNAYLALEMSSSSDRSQGIKSMAKGLKNSFDAILEANTLDLEMSREMAVPDILIDWLKLTPERLQNTVEILEYLAKAPDPIQQVFHSPYRVNTSGTYCQLMPLGVTALIHETFPELGAIAAGFCLKTGNSLILRGCGPSSHSNRAIAEILQEALEAARLPVGCLEDLSGDEGTSIQDLVTQDQYLSLVIPYGRPSLIEQVTQLATAPVLKSAMGNCYLYWSPTVDLDMVRWVILDSHASEPDPVNAIEKVLISPSQNPSILVRLFNVLREKGFQLRGDTELSSEFPDYLLPVKPSEWSNPYLDKIISFKVVNDLSEAIIWINQYSSGHADCLVTDSYPESRQFATEVDSALVYINTSPRFYRASKQGDSLFLGVSNQKGHHRGLISLETFTTLKQVVQGNGKL from the coding sequence ATGGCAATAGAAAGCTCTTCTAATCTACTATTAACATCCCTACAACGAGCTTATAACGCTTATCTCGCCTTAGAGATGAGCAGTAGTAGCGATCGCTCTCAAGGGATCAAGTCTATGGCCAAAGGTCTGAAAAATTCCTTTGATGCTATTCTCGAAGCCAATACCTTAGATTTGGAAATGAGCCGAGAAATGGCTGTTCCTGATATTCTAATTGATTGGCTCAAATTAACTCCAGAAAGACTCCAGAATACTGTTGAAATTTTAGAGTATTTAGCTAAAGCTCCCGACCCTATCCAACAGGTATTTCATTCCCCTTACCGTGTTAATACTTCTGGAACTTATTGTCAATTAATGCCTTTAGGGGTAACGGCCCTCATTCATGAAACCTTTCCAGAGTTAGGAGCGATCGCGGCTGGTTTTTGTCTGAAAACTGGCAATAGTCTAATTTTACGCGGATGTGGCCCTTCTAGCCATTCTAATCGAGCTATTGCTGAGATTCTCCAAGAGGCCCTAGAAGCTGCTAGGTTGCCTGTTGGTTGTCTAGAAGATCTCTCAGGGGATGAAGGAACCTCTATTCAAGATTTAGTGACTCAGGATCAATACCTCAGTCTCGTCATTCCTTATGGTCGTCCTAGTTTAATAGAACAGGTGACTCAGTTGGCGACTGCTCCGGTTCTGAAGTCGGCGATGGGAAATTGTTATCTTTATTGGTCGCCGACGGTAGATTTAGATATGGTTCGTTGGGTAATTCTTGATAGTCATGCGAGCGAACCTGATCCGGTTAATGCTATTGAAAAAGTGTTAATTAGTCCGTCTCAAAATCCTTCTATTTTAGTAAGATTATTTAATGTTTTGCGAGAAAAAGGGTTTCAATTGCGGGGAGATACGGAGTTATCGTCGGAATTTCCTGATTATTTATTACCTGTTAAACCGTCGGAATGGAGTAATCCTTATTTAGATAAAATTATTTCGTTTAAGGTAGTTAATGATTTATCTGAAGCGATTATTTGGATTAATCAGTATAGTAGTGGTCATGCTGATTGTTTGGTAACAGATTCTTATCCCGAAAGTCGTCAATTTGCCACTGAAGTTGATAGTGCGCTGGTGTATATTAATACCTCACCTCGTTTTTATCGTGCGTCTAAACAAGGGGATTCTCTATTTTTAGGGGTTTCTAATCAAAAGGGACATCATCGAGGGTTGATTTCTTTGGAGACGTTTACGACGCTTAAACAGGTGGTTCAAGGTAATGGAAAATTGTAA
- the ruvX gene encoding Holliday junction resolvase RuvX, giving the protein MQRISALGLDLGKKRIGVAGCDGTGLIATGLTTINRSSFLADVEQLKQLAQEREAQLLVVGLPYSMDGNIGFQAKEVQKFAQRLSKALQLPLEYIDERLTSVEAENHLKSQKQYSRHNKGLVDRVAATIILQQWLDQRRSALCARQKSAN; this is encoded by the coding sequence ATGCAGCGAATTTCTGCCTTGGGATTAGATCTGGGGAAAAAACGAATTGGAGTGGCCGGTTGTGATGGCACAGGATTAATCGCCACAGGGCTAACTACCATCAATCGTAGCTCATTTTTAGCCGATGTGGAACAATTAAAACAACTAGCCCAAGAACGAGAGGCACAGCTTTTAGTAGTAGGACTTCCCTACTCTATGGATGGTAATATTGGATTTCAAGCCAAAGAAGTCCAAAAATTCGCTCAAAGACTCTCTAAAGCCTTACAGTTACCCCTAGAATATATTGATGAACGCTTAACCTCAGTAGAAGCAGAAAATCACTTAAAGTCCCAAAAACAATATTCTCGACACAATAAAGGACTCGTGGATCGAGTTGCTGCCACGATTATATTACAACAATGGTTAGATCAACGACGTTCCGCCCTTTGCGCCCGTCAGAAGTCAGCAAATTAA
- the der gene encoding ribosome biogenesis GTPase Der — MPLPIVAIIGRPNVGKSTIVNRLAGDQQAIVHDEPGITRDRTYRPAFWLDRDFQVVDTGGLVFDDDTEFLPMIREQAMAALKESSAAIFVVDGQTGPTTGDNEIADWLRQQEVPVLLAVNKCESPEQGMIQASQFWELGLGNPYPVSGIHGNGTGELLDDLITYLPRPEEIVANDEIKVAIIGRPNVGKSSLLNAFLGEKRAIVSPISGTTRDAIDTLVERNGKTYRLIDTAGIRRKKNVEYGAEFFSINRAFKAIRRSDVVLLVLDALDGVTDQDLKLAARIIDEGRAAIIVVNKWDVVEKDSYTIYDFQKIILSRLYFMDWAETIFVSAVTGQRVEKIINCVDTAAEQHRRRVTTSVINEALEEAARWHSPTTSRQGKQGKVYYGTQVSSQPPTIALFVNDPKRFNDNYRRYIESQFRQQLGFPGTPIRLLWRGKKVRDVEQSMNRATRVK; from the coding sequence ATGCCACTTCCTATCGTTGCAATTATTGGACGGCCCAATGTGGGCAAATCTACCATTGTCAATCGTTTGGCCGGAGATCAACAAGCCATTGTTCATGATGAACCCGGAATCACCCGCGATCGCACTTATCGTCCGGCTTTTTGGCTGGATCGAGATTTCCAGGTAGTAGACACAGGGGGGTTAGTATTTGACGATGATACAGAGTTTTTACCCATGATTCGAGAACAAGCCATGGCTGCGTTAAAAGAGTCCAGTGCGGCGATTTTCGTGGTGGATGGACAAACCGGGCCAACCACAGGGGATAATGAGATAGCTGACTGGTTACGCCAGCAAGAAGTTCCAGTGTTATTAGCGGTCAACAAATGTGAATCTCCTGAACAGGGAATGATTCAAGCAAGTCAGTTTTGGGAGTTGGGGTTAGGCAACCCTTACCCTGTTTCTGGTATTCATGGCAATGGCACTGGAGAACTGTTAGATGATTTAATTACTTATTTACCACGACCAGAAGAAATTGTCGCCAATGATGAGATTAAGGTAGCTATTATTGGTCGTCCTAATGTGGGTAAATCTAGTCTTCTCAATGCTTTTTTAGGGGAAAAACGAGCCATTGTCAGTCCTATTTCTGGCACCACTAGAGATGCGATCGATACCTTAGTAGAAAGGAATGGAAAAACTTATCGTTTGATTGATACAGCAGGAATTCGTCGTAAGAAAAACGTTGAATATGGGGCTGAATTTTTCAGTATTAATCGAGCCTTTAAAGCGATTCGTCGTTCTGATGTTGTCTTATTAGTTCTTGATGCTTTAGATGGGGTGACAGATCAGGATCTTAAATTAGCTGCAAGGATTATTGATGAGGGACGGGCGGCGATTATTGTGGTTAATAAATGGGATGTGGTAGAAAAAGATTCCTATACCATTTATGATTTCCAAAAAATCATTTTATCCCGTCTTTATTTTATGGATTGGGCTGAGACGATTTTTGTTAGTGCTGTCACTGGTCAACGGGTTGAGAAGATTATTAATTGTGTAGATACGGCGGCAGAACAACATCGTCGCCGTGTGACAACTTCGGTGATTAATGAAGCTTTAGAAGAAGCAGCCCGTTGGCATTCTCCTACTACTAGCAGACAGGGAAAACAGGGTAAAGTTTATTACGGAACTCAGGTATCTAGTCAACCTCCAACTATTGCTTTATTTGTCAATGATCCGAAGCGATTTAATGATAATTATCGGCGTTATATTGAGAGTCAATTTCGTCAACAATTAGGATTTCCTGGTACACCAATTCGTTTATTATGGCGTGGTAAGAAAGTTCGTGATGTTGAACAAAGTATGAACCGTGCAACACGAGTTAAATAG